Proteins from one Streptomyces sp. NBC_00390 genomic window:
- a CDS encoding FtsW/RodA/SpoVE family cell cycle protein, with protein sequence MSVVTNTTTIGAIDAPSRRNTELMLLGFAVAIPVFAYINVGLALDGELPAGVLGYGFGIGLLAGVAHLVVRKFAKYADPLLLPLAALLNGLGLVMIWRLDQSQRLIQRIESRYGEGSFSPDAPKQLMYSAIGITLFVAVLMLLKDHRILQRYTYISMAAALVLLVLPMFFPAVNGAKIWISLGPFSIQPGEFAKIIIAIFFSGYLMVKRDALALASRRFMGLYLPRGRDLGPILVVWAMSILILVFETDLGTSLLFFGLFVIMLYVATERTSWIVFGLLMSAVGAVGVASFEPHVQQRVEFWLNPFAQSTWEQSDQIGQALMSFGAGGTLGTGLGQGDSDLIGFAANSDFILSSFGEEFGLAGMMAFLLIYGLIVERGVRTALAARDPFGKLLAIGLSGAFAIQVFVVAGGVMGLIPLTGMTMPFVAYGGSSVLANWALIAILIRISDTARRPAPAPAPSPDAEMTQVVRP encoded by the coding sequence ATGAGCGTTGTCACCAACACCACCACGATCGGCGCGATCGACGCACCGAGCCGACGCAACACCGAGCTGATGCTGCTGGGGTTCGCCGTAGCCATCCCGGTGTTCGCGTACATCAACGTGGGCCTCGCCCTCGACGGCGAACTGCCCGCAGGAGTACTCGGCTACGGGTTCGGCATCGGCCTGCTCGCCGGTGTCGCCCACCTCGTGGTGCGCAAGTTCGCCAAGTACGCCGACCCGCTGCTGCTGCCGCTGGCGGCACTGCTCAACGGGCTCGGTCTGGTGATGATCTGGCGGCTGGACCAGTCGCAGCGGCTGATCCAGCGCATCGAGTCCCGATACGGTGAAGGAAGCTTCAGCCCCGACGCCCCCAAGCAGCTGATGTACTCCGCCATCGGCATCACGCTCTTCGTCGCGGTGCTGATGCTGCTGAAGGACCACCGTATCCTGCAGCGCTACACCTATATCTCGATGGCAGCGGCACTGGTCCTGCTGGTCCTGCCGATGTTCTTCCCTGCCGTGAATGGCGCCAAGATCTGGATCAGCCTGGGCCCGTTCTCCATCCAGCCCGGCGAGTTCGCCAAGATCATCATTGCGATCTTCTTCTCCGGCTACCTGATGGTGAAGAGAGATGCCCTGGCCCTGGCCAGTCGGCGCTTCATGGGCCTCTACCTGCCGCGCGGCCGGGACCTCGGTCCCATCCTCGTGGTCTGGGCGATGTCCATCCTGATCCTCGTCTTCGAGACCGACCTCGGCACCTCGCTGCTGTTCTTCGGACTCTTCGTGATCATGCTCTATGTGGCCACCGAGCGCACCAGCTGGATCGTCTTCGGTCTGCTGATGTCCGCCGTCGGCGCGGTCGGTGTCGCCTCGTTCGAGCCGCACGTCCAGCAGCGCGTGGAGTTCTGGCTCAACCCCTTCGCCCAGAGCACCTGGGAGCAGAGCGATCAGATCGGTCAGGCGCTGATGTCCTTCGGCGCCGGCGGAACCCTCGGCACAGGGCTCGGCCAAGGCGACTCCGACCTCATCGGCTTCGCCGCCAACTCCGACTTCATCCTCTCCTCCTTCGGCGAGGAGTTCGGGCTGGCCGGGATGATGGCGTTCCTGCTGATCTACGGACTGATCGTGGAACGCGGCGTGCGCACGGCACTCGCCGCCCGCGACCCGTTCGGCAAGCTGCTCGCCATCGGACTGTCCGGCGCCTTCGCCATCCAGGTCTTCGTCGTCGCCGGTGGTGTCATGGGTCTCATCCCGTTGACCGGCATGACGATGCCGTTCGTCGCCTACGGTGGCTCTTCCGTGCTCGCGAACTGGGCGCTCATCGCCATCCTGATCCGGATCAGCGACACCGCCCGCCGTCCCGCGCCCGCTCCCGCTCCGTCGCCCGACGCCGAGATGACCCAGGTGGTCCGACCGTGA
- a CDS encoding peptidoglycan D,D-transpeptidase FtsI family protein: MNKPLRRIAIFCGLLVLALLVRTNWLQYVEADDLNANSKNRRIQIERYANERGNIVVEGKAITGSVKTNDTDFEYKRTYVNGPMWAPVTGYASQAFDANQIEKIEDGILTGNSDRLFFDRTMAMFTGDKKKGGNVVTTLDAAAQKAAFEGLGDKKGAVAAIDPRTGKILALASTPSYDPSSFAGYRDKDAKAWNALNKDKDKPMLNRALREVYPPGSTFKVITAAAALEYGKVSDINEPTKTPDPYILPNTRTEMVNHAGGCENATLNRAMEVSCNSVFAKLGDDVTRDKMVEMAEKFGFNSEAFVPVRTSASVYDKKMDRPQNALSSIGQFNTAATPLQMAMVTAAIANDGKLMKPYMIDKLESPNVDVIEQTEPEEMSRPISPENAQLLQQMMENVVENGTGTNAAIDGVKVGGKTGTAQHGENNSKNPYAWFISYAKGENGSPVAVAVVVEDSNARRDDISGGGLAAPIAKAVMNAVLESEK, translated from the coding sequence GTGAACAAGCCCCTGCGCCGGATCGCGATCTTCTGTGGACTGCTCGTCCTTGCCCTGCTGGTGCGCACCAACTGGCTCCAGTACGTCGAGGCCGACGACCTGAACGCCAACAGCAAGAACCGCCGGATCCAGATCGAGCGGTACGCCAACGAGCGCGGCAACATCGTCGTCGAGGGCAAGGCGATCACCGGTTCGGTCAAGACCAACGACACCGACTTCGAATACAAGCGCACCTATGTCAACGGCCCGATGTGGGCGCCGGTGACCGGTTACGCCTCGCAGGCATTCGATGCCAACCAGATCGAGAAGATCGAGGACGGCATCCTCACCGGCAACTCCGACCGGCTCTTCTTCGACCGCACCATGGCGATGTTCACGGGCGACAAGAAGAAGGGCGGCAATGTCGTCACCACGCTGGACGCCGCCGCTCAGAAGGCCGCTTTCGAGGGCCTCGGCGACAAGAAGGGTGCCGTCGCGGCCATCGACCCGCGGACCGGCAAGATCCTCGCGCTGGCGTCCACGCCTTCGTACGATCCCAGCTCCTTCGCCGGCTACCGCGACAAGGACGCGAAGGCCTGGAACGCGCTCAACAAGGACAAAGACAAGCCCATGCTCAACCGGGCCCTGCGCGAGGTCTACCCGCCCGGATCCACGTTCAAGGTGATCACGGCCGCGGCAGCCCTGGAGTACGGCAAGGTCTCCGACATCAACGAGCCGACCAAAACCCCTGACCCGTACATCCTGCCGAACACGCGCACCGAGATGGTCAACCACGCCGGCGGCTGCGAGAACGCGACGCTGAACCGGGCCATGGAGGTCTCCTGCAACTCCGTCTTCGCGAAGCTCGGTGACGACGTCACCCGCGACAAGATGGTGGAGATGGCCGAGAAGTTCGGCTTCAACAGCGAGGCCTTCGTCCCCGTGCGCACGTCGGCATCGGTCTACGACAAGAAGATGGACAGGCCGCAGAACGCCCTGTCGTCCATCGGCCAGTTCAACACCGCCGCCACCCCGCTGCAGATGGCCATGGTCACCGCCGCCATCGCCAACGACGGCAAGCTGATGAAGCCGTACATGATCGACAAACTCGAGTCCCCGAACGTCGACGTCATCGAGCAGACCGAACCGGAGGAGATGAGCCGTCCGATCTCCCCGGAGAACGCCCAGCTGCTCCAGCAGATGATGGAGAACGTCGTCGAGAACGGCACCGGAACCAACGCGGCGATCGACGGCGTGAAAGTCGGCGGCAAGACCGGTACCGCGCAGCACGGCGAGAACAACAGCAAGAACCCCTACGCCTGGTTCATCTCGTACGCCAAGGGCGAGAACGGATCGCCGGTCGCCGTCGCGGTCGTGGTCGAGGACAGCAACGCCCGCCGTGACGACATCTCCGGCGGTGGCCTGGCCGCCCCGATCGCCAAGGCAGTGATGAATGCGGTACTGGAGAGCGAGAAGTGA